The Procambarus clarkii isolate CNS0578487 chromosome 46, FALCON_Pclarkii_2.0, whole genome shotgun sequence genome includes a region encoding these proteins:
- the LOC138350627 gene encoding uncharacterized protein, translated as MAASSPVIQPEDVNRLRYGLAVTKAGRDALASVFMWSYRGTFPVVTYLTQDLGYTNAQYRRVFDAHPRDKLEASSDAATFDITLLYKLLQRVCGLAKMNDPTWTTPGPQGPSLEHLIYSLKQHRNTLAHDNVGMSEQDLTSTLTELSDLLAKMLAEAGVRCGTNSQDVDHVTRDVTKYIGGLLAKVREPLDPSDVAYLPQLRQEIKVFRRHITEEVKQMSKQELTDGYKLLYQIVPAPWLLLNINYNPSLAFTRLRLLEDPVIGARPSHAAKGQDNTRPSNAVKGQDIDYEHILSMRREDGRVPQCVLLTGEGGMGKTTLLKLILEKWVEDPAVIRHLGTVDLVFYVQCRDSHLNTFDGLLRQLLPQTLSDSGADFQLFKEIILSLNILVLIDGYDEVNDHSGRLVKELLHLPGKDVRLVITTRPGWDQHLSQLVPHTRPRCNILVLGITPERRVEFAERTIKVLVEEECQRSVITGRFTQRLEQMSEFLGEYLNTPLTLTLLALLCVEATEEFNNLTTNTQVYEKIHDFITSKLVSRLTDKHVTEPKGKCDKTVKKFLRFLEEISLRGVLRQEYDLWPETEAEIREKCDTLGLPQEEVLSNYFTRTSYRRGLSVVWVFGYFHARYQEYCASRRLVALLLRAEQDRGDPASHRVSGESSIIIDLLVDVVRKEKRSLGDHVRGSKFNISAVQQEFRERPRWENILVSTTGVLCARGVEHRFNTHIIDLCKMVSSSTDELLKHVAESRGSEHVIQAVCEKLRTEQVWVIVSVDSWDVLPLVLKKVTPMNIYLIRNDPSQLKQRLSTLSVLAKMKVTISLHLNYSLYSNERSVIPKQCLERLTAPGSKCTLEEFRGDFSEIAIPLLPHTLEILHLRLTLQQLPVLIRHLPHLPHLETLAIDLDATGYVDPDTLDATDYVDPDTLDARGYVDPDTLDATGYVDPDTLGSLPCQGRELRMTIMRRLTDDDPAIDWCCHLAAQLCPFSREGYSRLSFYNTRLTSVGGERLLRGLRRRGVTGDYLTIEIRYSEDSEDSEDSEDSEDSEDSEDSEENKKYLQELGASLNNFNEVLIMSRPA; from the exons ATGGCGGCCTCGAGTCCTGTTATCCAACCGGAAGATGTGAACAGACTGCGGTATGGACTGGCTGTGACTAAGGCAGGACGAGACGCGCTAGCAAGTGTGTTTATGTGGTCGTACCGGGGCACCTTCCCAGTAGTGACTTACCTCACTCAGGACTTGGGGTACACCAATGCTCAGTACAGGCGTGTCTTCGATGCTCACCCGAGGGATAAACTCGAAGCTTCCTCTGACGCGGCAACTTTTGACATCACCCTGTTGTATAAACTCCTGCaacgtgtgtgtggtctggctaagatgaatgaccccacgtggaccactccagggcctcagggaccatcacttgaacacctcatttacagcctgaagcaacaccgaaacacgttggcccatgataatgtgggaatgtcagagcaagatcttacgtcaacactgacggagctcagtgacttattggctaagatgctggctgaggccggcgtccggtgtgggacaaacagccaggatgtggaccacgtgaccagagaTGTCACCAAGTATATTGGTGGTCTGCTAGCGAAGGTCAGAGAGCCGCTGGATCCCTCAGATGTGGCGTACTTGCCACAGCTCCGCCAGGAGATTAAGGTGTTCAGAAGACACATCACAGAAGAGGTTAAGCAGATGAGCAAGCAGGAGCTAACTGACGGGTATAAACTGCTGTACCAGATTGTTCCCGCACCCTGGCTCCTCCTCAACATTAACTACAACCCAAGTCTTGCTTTTACACGACTACGACTCCTTGAAGATCCCGTCATAGGGGCAAGACCCTCCCACGCTGCCAAGGGTCAGGATAACACAAGACCCTCCAACGCTGTCAAGGGTCAGGATATAGACTATGAACACATCTTGAGTATGAGACGAGAGGACGGAAGAGTCCCTCAATGTGTCCTCCTGACGGGGGAAGGTGGTATGGGCAAGACAACTttactcaagctcatcctcgagaaGTGGGTAGAGGACCCTGCTGTCATACGTCACCTGGGCACTGTGGACCTCGTTTTCTATGTACAATGCAGGGACTCACATCTTAATACCTTCGATGGTCTCCTCCGCCAGTTGCTGCCTCAAACACTTAGTGATTCTGGTGCCGACTTCCAGCTGTTTAAGGAGATAATCTTGAGCTTAAATATATTAGTCCTGATTGACGGCTACGACGAGGTCAACGACCATTCAGGAAGGCTGGTGAAGGAGCTGTTGCACCTGCCTGGCAAGGATGTGAGGTTGGTGATAACCACACGGCCGGGGTGGGACCAACACCTGTCACAGCTCgtcccacacaccagacctcgctgcaacatcctcgtcttgggcatcactccagaacgtcgcgtggagttcgccgagagaaccatcaaggtgctggtggaggaagagtgccaacggagtgtcatcacagggaggtttacccagcggctggagcagatgagtgagttcctgggtgagtacctcaacactccactcaccttgaccttgttggcgctgctgtgtgtcgaggctacagaagaatttaacaacctcaccacaaacACTCAAGTCTACGAGAAGATTCATGACTTCATAACCAGCAAACTGGTGTCCAGACTCACAGACAAACACGTGACCGAACCCAAAGGAAAATGTGACAAAACTGTGAAAAAGTTTTTGAGGTTCTTAGAAGAGATTAGTTTAAGAGGGGTCCTGAGGCAGGAGTACGACCTTTGGCCGGAGACGGAAGCGGAGATTAGGGagaagtgtgacactctgggactgccgcaggaggaggtcttgtccaactatttcacaagaaccagctaccgtcggggcctcagtgtggtgtgggtgtttggctattttcacgccaggtaccaggagtattgTGCCAGCAGGAGGCTGGTCGCTCTCTTGTTGAGGGCTGAGCAAGACCGAGGTGATCCAGCATCACACCGTGTGTCAGGGGAAAGCTCTATAATCATTGACCTCTTGGTGGATGTTGTACGTAAGGAAAAGCGCTCCTTGGGAGATCACGTGAGAGGGTCAAAGTTTAATATTAGCGCCGTGCAACAAGAGTTTAGGGAGCGCCCCAGATGGGAGAACATTTTAGTCAGCACTACCGGGGTGCTGTGTGCCCGGGGAGTAGAGCACAGGTTCAATACTCACATAATTGACCTGTGCAAGATGGTTTCAAGTTCGACTGACGAGCTGTTGAAGCATGTAGCAGAGTCCCGCGGGAGTGAGCACGTCATCCAAGCCGTGTGTGAGAAGCTGCGTACAGAACAAGTGTGGGTAATAGTGAGTGTTGACTCGTGGGATGTCCTGCCGCTTGTTCTTAAGAAGGTAACACCTATGAACATTTACCTAATCAGAAACGATCCATCCCAACTAAAGCAGCGCCTGTCTACACTGTCAGTGCTGGCAAAAATGAAGGTAACCATATCCTTACATCTTAACTATAGTTTATACAGCAATGAGCGTAGTGTTATACCAAAACAATGTTTGGAGAGGCTAACAGCCCCCGGCAGTAAGTGTACCTTAGAGGAGTTTCGTGGTGACTTTTCTGAGATAGCCATACCTCTCCTGCCTCACACCCTCGAGATCCTCCACCTGCGCCTCACACTACagcaactgcccgtcctcatccgtCACCTGCCTCACCTTCCTCACCTGGAGACTCTtg CCATtgacctggacgccacgggctacgtggacccggacaccctggacgccacggactacgtggacccggacaccctggacgccaggggctacgtggacccggacaccctggacgccacgggctacgtggacccggacacactGGGCAGTCTGCCGTGCCAGGGAAGGGAGCTCCGCATGACCATCATGCGGCGCCTCACTGATGACGACCCCGCCATAGACTGGTGCTGCCACCTGGCGGCTCAGCTGTGTCCTTTCTCAAGAGAAGGGTATAGTCGCCTGTCCTTCTATAACACGCGTCTCACCA gtgtgggaggggagagACTCCTGCGAGGACTTCGCCGGAGGGGCGTCACTGGTGATTACCTTACGATTGAGATCCGGtacagtgaggacagtgaggacagtgaagacagtgaggacagtgaggacagtgaAGACAGTGAGGACAGTGAGGAGAACAAGAAGTACCTCCAAGAGCTCGGTGCGTCGCTTAACAATTTTAATGAAGTTTTAATAATGTCGAGACCTGCctga